TCAAAGCCCTCAACATAGGGAAATTAAAAGAGTTCATCACCTCGGGACGGTTTAGAGTAAGAATTACAACCTGATCTCTTCTTTCTTCCAACACTAAAGGTTGTTCCATCATTTGCCCCCTTCTTTTAACAATTGAAAAATCTTGGGCATAACGCTACTTCACATCAGAAAGAAGAATTAACGCTGAGCCTTTCTAGCAAAGGCTTCTCTTGTAAGTTCGCGAGCTACAATGATACGGCGGATTTCATTTGTTCCAGCGCCGATTTCGTAAAGTTTTGCATCTCGCCACAGATTTTGAACAGGGAACTCAAGACAGTAGCCATAACCGCCATGAATCTGAACAGCCTGATTACAAACCCATGTGGCGGTTTCCGAAGCAAAAAGAACTGCCGATGCAGCCATCTTGGTAAGTTCCGTTCCTTTACCACCTCGAGGAGATTTCTGAGCAAGATCGGCGGCACGATAGACAAGAAGCCTCGCTGCTTCGGTCCTGGCATACATATCAGCCAACTTCTGCTGGATCATCTGGAAATTTGCGATAAGCTGCCCGAATTGTTCTCGTTCTACAGCATACTGAATCGCATATTCCAGAGCCTGTTCAGCCATACCGATGCTTCCACCGGCGAGCACAATTCGTTCTACGTCAAGTCCGCTGGTCATAACATGAACTCCCATATTCTCCTGCCCCACAAGATTTTCCGCCGGAACTTCGCAGTTATCAAAAACCAACTCGCCTGTTGGCGATCCCCGCATGCCGCACTTTCGGATCTTTCTCGAAACAGAAAAACCGGGAAAATCTTTTTCTACAATAAAAGCTGAAATGCCCTTTGCTCCCAGTTCTGGTTGAGTCTTTGCATAAACAAGAAAGATATCCGCCACGGGACCATTGGTGATGAAGATCTTGGTGCCGTTAAGAATATATTTATCGCCCTTTTTAACCGCTCTAGTCCTGATGCTCATGGCATCTGAACCAGCGTTTGGTTCGGTTAGAGCAAGGGCTCCTATCTTTTCGCCTCGAATCATGGGAGGTAGATACTTTTCTTTGAGATACTCATTGGCGTTACGGTGAATGTTGTGAGCACAGAGATTGGAGTGAGCTGCATAAGTCATAGCAAGACCAGGAGCAAAACGGCTCATCTGCTCCACAACAAGCGTCTGAGTCAAAACGTCGCTTCCTAAACCACCATATTTTTCATCAATGGTTATTCCTAAAATGCCAATTTCTGCGCATTTCTTGAAGAAATCGGGTGGAAACCAATCTTCTTCGTCAACCTTCTCCTGAATAGGGGCAAGCTCTTTAAGAGCCCATTTATAAACCATGTCTCTCATCATCTTTTGTTCTTCGGTCAACTCGAAATCCATTTCATTTTCCTCCCTTTTCTGGAAACCTGTTCATCTAAAAGAACATCAAGATACCAAGCTTAGATTCGCCTTTAGACAGAAGGAAAAACCTAAAACCCGAAATACAATTGTCACTTAGATTTCTAAAAGAAAGCGGGTTGCCTGTCAATGATATAATCAAATTATTTTTGATAATCTAAAATCCCCAAAACAAGCTAAAGCTGAAATAAGGGGATTAGAAGAAAGGTTTGAATCGATGCAAACTAAGTCGGCTGAGGTTTTTTCAAAAAAAGGGACGCTGCCGAGTAAAGACAGTCCGTCCCAATTTTCATCGTCTTTTTTACCGCATTGTCGAGCAGTGCAGGAAGTCCACCTTTTTCATCTGGGCTAAACCCAAAAACTCTTTTCCAGACTGAACTATTTTCCATGCAAAGATATACGCACACATCTGGAGCAAAAGATCGAATCCGATCCAGCATAAACCGATAAAGTTTTACTCGAATGTCCACAAAATACCGCTTTTTCCCATCGGGGCTAGAAACAAATTCGCCGCTTATGAGTCTCCACCTGGGTTTATTGCTTAAAACTTTCTCTTTCAATTCCGGCATAAACCTGAAAGCTCCCAGGCTGATATAGACTATTCGATCCGGGGGAATATTTTCAAAAAGCCTTTTTACTGTGAAATCATATTCGTCCTCCCAACCCGGGAAGAAAAACAAGGGATCAAAGTGAAAACCAAGAAAATAACCCCAATCCAAACACTTAAGGGCCGCATCAAGGCGTTGATCAAGAGTAGCGGCTTTTTCTTCCTCGTGAATTGAAATGGATGGAGCGTTCAAAGACCAGCTAACTATGGTGTGTCCACTATGATCAAGGTGTTTCAGTCGATCAACGAAAAGGGTTTTTGTCTTGAGTTCCAGCACGGCATTGGGCTGGCGGGCAAAAAAAGGGACAACTTGTTCGGAATATCCAATCCAGGGATCGAGAAGAAGTGAATCCGTAAACTCCCCAGTTCCAACTCGAAATAACGTATTTCGGTGCTGGTTTAAAATTTTTCCCACTTCATCAAACATTTCATCTAAGTTCCCGAATATTTTAAGGTAAGGCTGGTTCAGGTAGGCTTGAAGAATGCAGTAGGTGCAATTTAGAGAACAATTTTCAGCAAAATGAAGAATGGTGTAACCACAACAGTGGTAGAATCTGGTAGCCGGGCAGGATCTCAAAAACCGTCCTTTAAACCTGACAACCAGCAAAGTTCTAGAAGGGTCTTTGGGTGTGATATATTTCCAGTCTAATTCGGAAGGGATAACGTGAAAATCGGCTGAAGGTAGAGTCTTATGCAGTTCTCTTAATAAGGGACTTTCAAGGACCGGCTCTTCTACAAAAATTTCATCGTAAGACTGGTTATTCTCGGTCGCCATAGCACATGATTTTCAGGACTTCCGGAGTGATTTTTTCGCTTATGGCTTTAAATTTAGTCATCAAATCTTCAGGCTTGGTGAAACTAATCTTAACCTCCCAATCGTCTCCCTCAAACTGGTCTGGCGGTGTAAAGACAACTCCTTGGGGAAGTTTAAGAGATTCGACAAACTGTCGGAAGCTGGCTTCTCTTGCGGCCAAATGTGGAAAAAGGCGATTTTTGAAAAAGTTTCTAATACGTTCGGTTTTCTGTCTGGCATTAAGAGTAGTGTCAAAGATAATAGACGTAATTTCTGAAGATGTTAGAACATCAGCCGGTGATATATTTTGCTGTCGAGCCATGTCTTCAAGATAATCCAGAATTTCCCGCTGAAGACTTACTGAACATTGAATCTGATTAAACATTCTGAGAACTTCCCTTTTTGACCTTTCATCCCAAAGAGACAGTCTTATAGCCACTTTATCATCAATGATTCCAGTGCGTATTGCCTGTCGAAAATCCTCCGATGCTGTAGCAATTGCTGTAAGACGTTTGTGTAAGTCAGGCTTAAGAGGTAACCTCAAGATCGGAAAGAATAACTGTTCTACTTCCCGAACTGAGTAAAACTGCAAGAGTTTTTTTACAATTACGGCCTTTTCTTCAAGATTAAGGGGTCTTTCTGAAATTTTTATCAGTATTCTTGCCCTGAGTAGGTCTTCTCTGGGGGTTGAAATTGGAAAAACGATGCAAGGAACATGTATAAGACTCTTATTTTTAGCCCACTCCCAGCGAACATAACCGTCAACAAGAGCGTAACAATCTGGTTGTTCTTCTAAAACCCACAGGTGAGCCTGAATTCCAGCCAATTCTAGTATTCCAGAAAGGCGGTTATCCGGCGGAGGGGCGATGTAAAAATAGTCGGAAAAAGCGATCTGACCTAGCGTTAAAAGCTTTATAGAAGAACCCTTCATCTAAGTTTGGCCAAGATCTTGTTAACCAGCGAACTGCAGGCTCTGGAAAGTGCTTGTAAATCTCCTTCTGTAATTTCATTTGCAGCAGCCATAATCTTGCCAGATTCTACATCAATCAGTCTTACATCGATTCTCATAGTGTTTCCTAAACGGCTAACCGATCCCGTAAGTATGGCTTCAGCTCCTACCATACGACCTATTTCGCGAGCTTTTCCTTCTTCTACAATCCCGGTCTGACCAAGTTCAAGTTCTTTCATAACCTTTTCAAGTAGACTTCGTTCCACGATACTAAAACGACCACTATCCACAGCTGCCGTTGTAAGGAATTCAGCTATCATGCGCCCCATGGGATCCTGACGTCCCGATCTTTCTAGAAAGTCCAGTTCAAGCACTGCAAGCTTTATAGGTTCTCTTTCCGGCTTTGTTGACTCTACCTGTTTAGATCCTGATGTTGATGAAGCCGTTTCCACTGGCCTGGATGATTCTACATCTTGGACAGGCTGTGCTTGAACAGTCTCTTTATCTTGAGAAAAAACCTTCTGAGACTCTTCGGATTTTATGGAACCGATGTTTACCAACTCAACTCGCCTGTTTTGAGCTCGTCCCCAGGATGTATCATTAGAAGCCACAGGTCTAGACGATCCAAAGCCTTTCGTTTCCAGTCGATTTGGGTCAATACTAAAACGCTCTACGAGGTATTTCTTAACACTTTCTGCACGCTTCATGGAAAGTTCAAGGTTATAGGCATCACTTCCAACGTTATCAGTGTGTCCTTCTATGAGTATCTTTGAATCTCTAAGGTTTGGGTCATTCAAAGCTCGAGCAATTTCTTCTAACTGGCGATGTGATTTTGGCGATATGTTTGCACTGTTCGTAGCAAAATGGATTTTTATAGGAATGCTTGGAGCTGCACTAACACCTCGGGTTTTTTTAGTAAGGGCTTCTGTAATGGCCTGAGCAGTTACAAGCTGGGATGATTCATCAGCATCACCAGGCTCCTCCGCTTGTTTTTCCTGAGGCTTAAGTTTAGTTTCGCAGTCTTTAAGATTTCCTTCAATCAAGGATACATAATTTGTCACATCAGGATATTTTTTCTGCACTTCCTTAGAACTCGCAAGATCGAGAAACCGCCGATAAGCTTTGATCGCTTCAGCGTATTGTTGCCTTTTCCTATAAATATCCCCAACACCGGCTAGAGGATGAGGAAAGTCTGGTTTTAATTCCGAAGCTTTACGATATGCGTTAAGGGCTTCATCTAGAAGGCCTTTTTCTTCAAGAGCAAGTCCCAGGTTGTTGTATGCTTCTTCCATATCGGGACAGACTTCTATCGCTTTTTTTAGAAGACGTATCCGCTCATCAATGTTTGTTACATTTAAACTCTCAATAAAGAGGCGTTTACCCTCATCACATCCTGCCCAGACAATATCAGACCAAAGCAAAAAGATTGCAAACAAACAAATTAAAATCGTCAGTCTGATACGGATTTTTATAGTTTTTTCCGAGACCGTTTTCAACATCCTCATATAAGTATAACCCTCTCTCTTAATTTAAGTTTTATCAACCAAAACAATTGGAAAGTCCGGGACATTATCTGGCATTTGAAAAATTGGAGTTTGATTTCCATTCGTCAATGTGGCCACTGTTTCCATTATGTGATAATAAAGCATGGCAACAGTAACCTTACCTGACTTAATAGTGGGCATCTTTCCCGAAAGACCTTCAATCAACGCTTTTGTGAAAGCACCATTACCCCATTCAGGAGCTTCAAAAGATTTTTGAGTTTTAGAAGAAGAAGCAAATACTACGACCCCGTTTTCCGCTCTTATAAGTTGATTAACCACCCCTGAAACATCGCTTGTAACTCCCACACCTACACCCCTTGTTTTTTTATCTTTTAGAATATTAGCTGAGTAACAGGCGTCTAAAAACAGAATAACCTTTCCATTTATTGAAGCCAAGGTTTCTTGAATTGAGTGAGCTGAGACGCCAGTTGCCATTAGTCTTTCCGGATCACCATTAACTGGCATGAAATAATAAACCTGGTTAAGATTATCAGTAAGCCCATGACCAGCAAGAAATATCATTGCAACATCTGTAGGTTTGGTACTTTTCCTTATCCATTCCAATCCATCCAAAATATTTTCCCTGGTTGCTTGTTCGTCCACAATAACTTTCGTAATAACATCCTTATATAGCCTTCCTTTTTGACTTTCTATTGTTTTAGCAAAATCCATAGCATCCTTTGCCGGGAAAATAAGTTGCATGTTTTCTTTTTGATATTTGCTAACTCCAACCGCCAGCACATACAAGTTGGGCATAATAATAAATTTACCGTCCTCTTTTGCCTTTTCCTCAAGAGGGGGCTTGGTTTCTAATGACCTAGATTTTTGAACCGCTTCAGTATCAGAAGGAACATCGGCTTTAGCAACTAGAGTCTCCTCAGGGGTTCCGTATCGCACTCTAACTATAGACGCTTCACTTGCTCCGTGTTTATTCATAGCGACTACAGATATTAGCGAATCCTGTGGAGGAATTGGCAGTGTAAGCTCTTGAACAACCTCCTTCCCAGCAGCCCACTCTCCTTCTTCAATTTTCGCAGGTCTTCCGTCAATCATTACCCTTATGGCTTTTACTGGTGCATCAGCCGAAGATTTCAAAGAAAGCTTAAGGTTTATTTCTTTTGCATCAGTCTTATAATCTTTGGGTGGACTTAAGATACGAACAACAGGAGGTAGAATCTCTGACGGTTTAACGATATCCTTATCGGCTTTCTTTCCCCATTCCTTTTCGGCATACTTTAGAGCTTCACGCTCATCCAGTGTTTTAAGTATAGCTAAAGACAAGTCTGGGCGATAATAAGTTGATCGGAATCTCGATATAGGGAAGAAATCAGCTTCCTTATTAGGACCACGATTAATATGCCATCCAATGTATTGTTCTGCTCCAGCGGAAGCGTCGTAATATCCGGAAGGAGTCCACAACACCCATTGTTCAGTGTGAGGAACAATAAAAAGGCTCAGCACTAAAGCGCCATCTCTTAACCTGTGCCATCTTATAGTGCCGTCGGTGTAGGCAGCTACAACAAGCCTTCTATCCTGAGAAATGTTAACTGCACGGACAGGGGAAGGCGTAGTGAATTTCCATTTCTGGGAACCGTTTCCATCAAAAAGTCTAAGAGACCAATCGCCTCCCAACACAAATCCTTGCATATCCGGGCTTATAGCCATACAGTAAATTCGCTCATTAGGATCTAAGGCTATAGGCTTATTCTTGAAAAGAGGCTTGTCGCTATTTTTCCAGTTTGTAATAGGAAGCCCTTTGGTTATCGGAGGCTTAAACGCATCAAGTTTTTTAGGGTTAATTTCCAAATACCGGTCGTTTATAGAAAAAAGGCCCTTATAATTTGATCCTGACCAGAAAAAACCAAAGGCTATTTCAGAACCATCAGAATTTATGAGAAATTCTTCTTGTTTGTCTCTAAAGTCAGCAGTAACCGGGGGGTTGAAAAATTTAATAGTGTCGTCTCTGCCTATTTTTCCTATGGAAGGATCACCTGAAACAAAAACTAGCTGATTATTGGGAAGGCTTCTTAAACTAAGAATTGTATCTCGACTGTCTGTAGAAATATCCTTAAAAGCCCCTTTGCCCCCGTTTTCCCAGCACCGAACAGGATTTATACCGTTTTGTAAGCTCCAGCGTCCGGCGGCACAGAGCCTACCATTGCTTAGCCAGGCAACACTACTCAGGTTTCCATTTGATATACCCTGAACCGATGGCGAAAATTCCAGTTTTAGATTATCCCCCGAAAAAACATCCACTTTGGGAGAATCCGTATAACCCACAGCAATAAGAGAACCGTTCTGATTGAAAGAAACAGAAAAGGGACCACGTCCTGGTGTTTTTTGCTTCGCAATAAGTGAAAAGTCTTTTCTATAAAGCCGTATAAAGCCATCATCAGAAACTGTTACAAGTCTTCCCTGGCGGTCAAAATCTACACCATAAACAGAACCACCATACTGGAAGTCTTCAAAAACAATACTGTAATCTTCAGCGTTGTAGATTCGTATGCCTTGATTCTTTGCAAGACCCACAGCAAGGTATTTACCATCGGGGGAATAGGCTAGATCCAGCACCGGCTGAGGAAGACCGCCAAGACGGCGTAACATAATCCCAGAATGCCAATCAAAAACATAAACAGAAAACTTCCCATCCCACTGTTTGCCTGTAAATCCGCCACAAGCAACCTGTTTTCCATCGGAAGACATAGCAACGGCGTAAATTTTTCCTTCGTTCCCTTCACCGATGGGGGGATGAAGCGTAGCTCGCAAATCACCGGTAGCACCATCCCAGACCTTTACTGTCTGGTCATAGGAAGCTGTAACAAGATAGGTTCCCAAAGGATCCGATTTTACTTTTCTAATACTTGCAGTATGAACAGGCGCCTGAATTTTCAAAACAGGTTCAGACGAAGACTGCGAAGGAGCCTGTTCAGCCAGGGAAATCCCAACAGCAGCAAAACAGGCAAAAAATAACCCAAATAACAAGGCTATTCTTCTGTTCACTAATAACTTAATTACTCTATTCATACCCCAATCACCCTATTATAGATTTTCAAGGTTTGATGAAGGTTTAGCCGTTCCCCCTTCTGGTGTTTCCTTGGGATGGGAAGGACCTGAAGGCTCGTGACGTCCTTCAATGGATGGGAGTTTTTCTTGCTTTTCCTCAGAAGAAAGGGATCTCCCCGATGGTTCCTTACTTTCCTTACTGATCAGGGATGATCCCTTTTGACAGTACTCCTGGTAAATCTCGCCAATAAGACTGTCAGACTGCTTTTCCAAGGCACTAATAACCGCTCTTGATGGCTCTAACCCAGCACTCTTTCCCGACCATACCTTTGACGAAATAGCTTGACCTGTTTTGGCATCAAGGAGTTTTAAACTGAGGGTCACATAAACTGACTTAAGATTTGTCTGGAGCCCTTCCATAGAGCGAACTCTAGCGGTAAGCTGGCCGGCCAAAAGAAGATCAGCACCAAGTTTTTCAGAAAGGGTCACCGCTCCAACTGTATCACCTCTAAGAATCAGTTGTTTTTCCTGTTCAGGGATTATTTTCTCCACCGTTGCCTGATCGATAATTTGAAGTCCACAGTTCAATAACTTTGATTCGAGCAAAGCTCCAACATCCTTCACAACTTCAGAAGTAACATCCGGGGAACCGCTTCCCAAAATCACAGCGACTTTTTTATTTAAAAGTTCAGCAGGACATTGCCCTTGACAATAACCTGCAACAACCAAACTAAAGAAAACTCCAACTGATATACACAGCCAGAAAATTATCTTATGCCCACCAAATCGAACCATATCGACCTCAGTTGACTAAAAACATGTTAGTTTATATTAACCCTATCACTCAAGCGGAACTTTTTCTACAGTATCGCTAGTAACCTCTTCCTTTTTAGTCTTGGGATCAATTTTGTATGTGCGAACTCTAACTGGTCTAACCTTTTTCCCACCAGGTTCTTCTATAATTTTACCCTGATCTACGGGTTCCGCAACTACCTTTTCAGTTTGATCTTCTTTAACAATAACAATGGGCTTATTTTGAAGTGCCGCTTCACGCATAGCCTGATTTCGTTTTTCGATAGCCCAGGCGGTCAAAGCTCCAAGAGCCGCACCAGCCACAGCACCAATAGCTGCTCCTTTTTTACCTCCCACCATGTATCCGATTAATCCACCAGTAAGGGCTCCCACAGCGCCTCCGGTAACTGCTGCCTGTTGTTGCTGTTGACCTTCGGGTGTGGTTGCGCATCCAACCGTCACCGAAATAAAAGCCACCACAACAATTAGAGAAACAATCCTTCTGAACACCATAAGCATACCTCCCATTTTACATGCTATTATTTCACCTAAAAGAAGCCCCGATACGTTCTACAAAAAAATTTATAAGTCCAAAACGCTTTTATATTTCTCTGTTAGTTCTGGACTTTTTATGACTTCTTTAACTCTTTCGGTGCTTACATTAACAAGTTGAGTTGGCACTCCTTCATCTATTTTTTCTTTTGAAAGGGCTCTTTCTTTTTCTACCTTAATTTTTACTATATCCCCCCGCTCTTCATGAATAACGAAGGTTTTTGTGCCGTATTTTTCGTTAAGCGATTTAAGAACAACTCCCTCGAGTATGTCTGAAAGATGCTCCCTAGGCCCAGCAAATTCTACTTCAAAAACAGTATCCCCATTAGCCAAAAATTCCCTAAATGTTACGTTCAAAACCGATCTTATTCCTAAGAGCTCTTTCTTAAGCATCTTAGCAAGCTCACGATCAGGAATACCTGAAAAAGTAAGAATTACATCGTGGGAAGGTCGCATAATATAATCTTTAAAGATATCCTGGCTAAAAACATCACCTACTCTTTTACCAACATCCATTATAGCTTCATCATCATCGTTATACATAACCCCTTGCTGGGGACGAAAATTTTCCGAAAATATAATTTCAGAGGAGTGGTTATCAACAGCTTCGATTGACCAGGCAGTAAGCAGAGTAGTTTGCACTTCAAGCCCGCTAGCTAATTTTACCTTTTGAGATTTTTTAATTTTTATAAGCCCGTTTATGGAAATATCACTTGGTTTTTTAGCTATTTGAGTAGCGGCTTCACGGGTAAGCCCCTGGGCAATTAGGAGCTTAGCTCTTTCCTGTTGTTCTCTAGAGGCTTCTTCTTCGGAGATAACTTTATATCCGAAGTTTTTCAGCCGATTTGCAATTTCTCTATTGCACACATCGCACGGAACCTTATCACCGTAAGAATCAGGCGATATTATATACAATCCTACAGAAAAAGTAGGATTGCCTTTTTCCTTTATTATGGCAACGCGTTCCATCTTAGAAAGAGACGAAAGAGCCTGACGTATGGGTGATGCTAAGACTTCAGCCTTTATCCACACATGGTAAAAACCATCGGGTTGAACACCACCATTTACTATGGTGATGATCTTTGTAATTGCTCCCTCGCTTTTAGAAATTACTTGATCTCTAACCAAAGTATAATTTTCTACAATGGTCTGTGAAGAAACATAGCACCCTACAGCTTTTTCGATAGCCTGTCGCTTAGCATCTCTTAATGCTTCATCGTAGGCTAAAGTCTTATCTTTGTAAAAATTAGGATCAGAAAGCCCTTCAGCAGATACAACAATTGTTGCAGGTTTTAAGGATGATTCTGCCGCACTGGCATCATCGGCGAACGGCACCACAGATAGATTTATCAATATGCAGATCCCAAGTATACTGAATAAAATTAAACTGCGTTTTAACATTACATTCTCTCCCACAACGTATTCAACTTTTCCCACCTTAAACTGGGGGCACGTAATTAAACCGCACCCCCAGAAAAGTATGGGCACATAAATAGAGTCTTATTCTTTCTTTTCAGGAAGAGGACTTACAGTAGGGGGAGATGACGGCACAGCCGGCGGCGCTGGCTTGCCTTTAAGTTCATTATCCGTTCCAGTAGGAACGGGCAACGAACGATACTCGGTTCTATCTATTTTCGTTCCTCCGGTAGCCCCTTGAGAGGTTTTAAGTTCATCTGTTTGAGCACCTCTACCTATAACTTCAACAACATTGGGTCCTTCGTATCTAATTCGCTGTCCGAGAATATCTTTAACTTTTCTCACATCAAGCTGAAGTCTCACAAAGGCATTACCAGATTCATCCCACCCCCAGCCTCTGTCTGGGCTATCTATGTCAACATTGGGAATGTAAGCTCCATAAACTGCTGCAAGAACCTTTGAACGGTTGATGTCTTTTGTGAGAATAAAGTTTTCCGCTTCGCTCACACTCATAATACGTTCACCCACAATTTTAGCAGCCATTTCGTCGTAAGCATTAAGAAGAGCAGCACGAAGAGCCATAAGAGGAGGTTTTGACTCAGGCGTCATTGTCCCAAATCCATAAGCATGAACTCTCACATTCTTAAAAGACATCCGCTCTCCTGCTACGTTTATAACATCCCCCAGATCTATGTAACCCGTGCAGAAGGCAATATCCTTATCCTTATCGTAAATCATTTTTTCCACGTGAATGCCCTTTATTAGGGCTCCAGCCTTTTCCTGGATCCTGTAAGCTGCTTCTTCTGTAAGTCCAAATTGACCTTCACTTTTCACCTTATAGCCGATGACCATTTCAACAATATTTCTTTTAAGATCCTGTTCTGCCATCTTTTCTGACATAAGCTGGCGATTACCAGCCCACAATGTGGAACATACGAAAAATCCAAAAACTACCAACACTAAACCCTTCAAAAGTAATTTTTTCATCGTTATTTTCCTCCCTGAGATTTACCTGATAACCATTGCCAAAATCTATCCCACCATCCAGATGTTTCCTCCTTAGGCGTTTCTTCTCTGGGGGGAGTTTCTACTTTTTCCTCTGAATTGGATACCTTACCTGGCGAACCGCTAATCTGTTGCTTTTCCTTTTCCAATTGACCAGCATCTTGGCTTTCGCTTTTCGGTGTCTCAAAGCGAAATTTTTCTGAAGAAACAACCCCTCCTGAAATATCAATAGTGCCCGTAGTCCAATAGGGAGAAGGGTTTCTCGGGCGAAAAATTTCCTGGAATTCCCTAGCCACTCTATCATCTTCTGTAGTTCTCACTTTAGACATATTAACTGAGTTCTTATCAGAATTAGAGGGGCTTGAATCAGGCGACCTGGAATAAACCTTAACATTATCAATTACAATATCTAAATCACCAGATGGCAGGGGCTTAACTCTAGCATTAAATTCAATCGTGCCATACTGAGGAAGCTTTCCCTCCTGCTTGAGTTTCATAACTATTTTTTCTGTAATTTGCTTTTTGTGTTTTGCCCATTCGTCCATAAGCTCTTTTTGATCAGCCGAAACTCCCCCAACCCAAGCAAGAGAAGAAAACCCCACCACCATTACGACCAAGAAAATCAACTTATTTACTCTGATTAGCAGATTCACTGCTTTTTCCCTCTCTA
This genomic interval from Thermodesulforhabdaceae bacterium contains the following:
- a CDS encoding acyl-CoA dehydrogenase family protein, whose product is MDFELTEEQKMMRDMVYKWALKELAPIQEKVDEEDWFPPDFFKKCAEIGILGITIDEKYGGLGSDVLTQTLVVEQMSRFAPGLAMTYAAHSNLCAHNIHRNANEYLKEKYLPPMIRGEKIGALALTEPNAGSDAMSIRTRAVKKGDKYILNGTKIFITNGPVADIFLVYAKTQPELGAKGISAFIVEKDFPGFSVSRKIRKCGMRGSPTGELVFDNCEVPAENLVGQENMGVHVMTSGLDVERIVLAGGSIGMAEQALEYAIQYAVEREQFGQLIANFQMIQQKLADMYARTEAARLLVYRAADLAQKSPRGGKGTELTKMAASAVLFASETATWVCNQAVQIHGGYGYCLEFPVQNLWRDAKLYEIGAGTNEIRRIIVARELTREAFARKAQR
- a CDS encoding spore photoproduct lyase family protein, encoding MATENNQSYDEIFVEEPVLESPLLRELHKTLPSADFHVIPSELDWKYITPKDPSRTLLVVRFKGRFLRSCPATRFYHCCGYTILHFAENCSLNCTYCILQAYLNQPYLKIFGNLDEMFDEVGKILNQHRNTLFRVGTGEFTDSLLLDPWIGYSEQVVPFFARQPNAVLELKTKTLFVDRLKHLDHSGHTIVSWSLNAPSISIHEEEKAATLDQRLDAALKCLDWGYFLGFHFDPLFFFPGWEDEYDFTVKRLFENIPPDRIVYISLGAFRFMPELKEKVLSNKPRWRLISGEFVSSPDGKKRYFVDIRVKLYRFMLDRIRSFAPDVCVYLCMENSSVWKRVFGFSPDEKGGLPALLDNAVKKTMKIGTDCLYSAASLFLKKPQPT
- a CDS encoding FlgO family outer membrane protein; translated protein: MRMLKTVSEKTIKIRIRLTILICLFAIFLLWSDIVWAGCDEGKRLFIESLNVTNIDERIRLLKKAIEVCPDMEEAYNNLGLALEEKGLLDEALNAYRKASELKPDFPHPLAGVGDIYRKRQQYAEAIKAYRRFLDLASSKEVQKKYPDVTNYVSLIEGNLKDCETKLKPQEKQAEEPGDADESSQLVTAQAITEALTKKTRGVSAAPSIPIKIHFATNSANISPKSHRQLEEIARALNDPNLRDSKILIEGHTDNVGSDAYNLELSMKRAESVKKYLVERFSIDPNRLETKGFGSSRPVASNDTSWGRAQNRRVELVNIGSIKSEESQKVFSQDKETVQAQPVQDVESSRPVETASSTSGSKQVESTKPEREPIKLAVLELDFLERSGRQDPMGRMIAEFLTTAAVDSGRFSIVERSLLEKVMKELELGQTGIVEEGKAREIGRMVGAEAILTGSVSRLGNTMRIDVRLIDVESGKIMAAANEITEGDLQALSRACSSLVNKILAKLR
- a CDS encoding caspase family protein, encoding MNRVIKLLVNRRIALLFGLFFACFAAVGISLAEQAPSQSSSEPVLKIQAPVHTASIRKVKSDPLGTYLVTASYDQTVKVWDGATGDLRATLHPPIGEGNEGKIYAVAMSSDGKQVACGGFTGKQWDGKFSVYVFDWHSGIMLRRLGGLPQPVLDLAYSPDGKYLAVGLAKNQGIRIYNAEDYSIVFEDFQYGGSVYGVDFDRQGRLVTVSDDGFIRLYRKDFSLIAKQKTPGRGPFSVSFNQNGSLIAVGYTDSPKVDVFSGDNLKLEFSPSVQGISNGNLSSVAWLSNGRLCAAGRWSLQNGINPVRCWENGGKGAFKDISTDSRDTILSLRSLPNNQLVFVSGDPSIGKIGRDDTIKFFNPPVTADFRDKQEEFLINSDGSEIAFGFFWSGSNYKGLFSINDRYLEINPKKLDAFKPPITKGLPITNWKNSDKPLFKNKPIALDPNERIYCMAISPDMQGFVLGGDWSLRLFDGNGSQKWKFTTPSPVRAVNISQDRRLVVAAYTDGTIRWHRLRDGALVLSLFIVPHTEQWVLWTPSGYYDASAGAEQYIGWHINRGPNKEADFFPISRFRSTYYRPDLSLAILKTLDEREALKYAEKEWGKKADKDIVKPSEILPPVVRILSPPKDYKTDAKEINLKLSLKSSADAPVKAIRVMIDGRPAKIEEGEWAAGKEVVQELTLPIPPQDSLISVVAMNKHGASEASIVRVRYGTPEETLVAKADVPSDTEAVQKSRSLETKPPLEEKAKEDGKFIIMPNLYVLAVGVSKYQKENMQLIFPAKDAMDFAKTIESQKGRLYKDVITKVIVDEQATRENILDGLEWIRKSTKPTDVAMIFLAGHGLTDNLNQVYYFMPVNGDPERLMATGVSAHSIQETLASINGKVILFLDACYSANILKDKKTRGVGVGVTSDVSGVVNQLIRAENGVVVFASSSKTQKSFEAPEWGNGAFTKALIEGLSGKMPTIKSGKVTVAMLYYHIMETVATLTNGNQTPIFQMPDNVPDFPIVLVDKT
- a CDS encoding glycine zipper domain-containing protein; its protein translation is MVFRRIVSLIVVVAFISVTVGCATTPEGQQQQQAAVTGGAVGALTGGLIGYMVGGKKGAAIGAVAGAALGALTAWAIEKRNQAMREAALQNKPIVIVKEDQTEKVVAEPVDQGKIIEEPGGKKVRPVRVRTYKIDPKTKKEEVTSDTVEKVPLE